From Serinus canaria isolate serCan28SL12 chromosome 26, serCan2020, whole genome shotgun sequence, one genomic window encodes:
- the TMEM167B gene encoding protein kish-B has translation MTNVYSLDGLLVFGLLLVCTCAYLRKVPRLRTWLLSERRGIWGVCHKAAVIGTRLHVAVSISCLLMAFYVLVGK, from the exons ATGACCAACG TTTATTCCCTGGACGGGCTCCTGGTTTTCgggctgctgctggtttgcACTTGTGCGTACTTGCGGAAGGTGCCCCGACTGCGCACCTGGCTCCTGTCCGAGCGTAGGGGCATCTGGGGAGTCTGCCACAAGG CTGCTGTGATTGGGACCCGCCTGCATGTGGCTGTGTCCATATCCTGCCTTCTCATGGCCTTCTATGTCCTTGTGGGAAAGTGA